One Nematostella vectensis chromosome 10, jaNemVect1.1, whole genome shotgun sequence genomic window, GCCCCTTTGTAGGTTTTCTCTGATCCCAGCCAAATTAGTCGGGCAAATTGTGGCAGGACGGTTCACCGAATTGAGCGACCTGCTGCAGTCCAATTTGGCTGCATTATCTATGGACCCTGACCCCCAACTTTTATTAAATGGTCAGATTGTCCTCACACACACCCTGCGTAAGCCACGAAAGTGGATTGACGACTTGACCACATGGTCAAGTCGTCAATGGAAGCCTTTGCTATCCATATGATTGTGTTGACTTGCATGCTCCCCAACGCTGGCGGGATTTGACACTCTACAAGCTATTGATTCTACGCACGTACTGGCAGTTCGGTTTTGGTGGCCGAGTATGGCTAAATTATGACTGGTCGCAGTTCGATGTGCAGTTGTTCAATTACCACGCAGCCGGTGCAGCGATCGCTAGCTCCTCGGCACATGAGAGTCAGAAGGCAGGCGAGGCGATGGGCTCCGCAAAGGCGCCTATGATTTACCGCTCGTGGAACGAGGGATGCTGTTCGTCAGTGTACGCTTTGTGCCGCTACGCTCATAAATGCTTGGTGTGTATTACAGATCGAGGCAGATCCTTAATGTAAGTCAAGGCCATTAGGTGGTCACTGATAGCTCTGCATTGTATTATCGCTACCGTTCACTATCAGATCGCACTTTAACGCGGCAGCTTCCCACCCACCCTCTCCTTTTGGTAAGTATCTCAAGGGGTAAGTATTCCACTGTGTATGTCTCAGCGTGGCTCCATTGCCATGGTAACACCACGCATGCTATCTACCGGGGGCGCTCACCACCTAGCAACAAGGTACCTAACGTCAAGCCCATCAGTTGCTTGGTTTTAATATTTGAGTAATAAAATCATATAATAGTCTTATTCCATGCTTCAAAGCAAGAAACAAATGAAAAATCTTCATGGGTGCGGTAAGAGAGCCTTTAAATATTCACTTCTCTACATTACAAACCTGAGTAAGCATGATGGGCGTGGTAAGGGGGCTCTATTTATATTTACTGTCTCTACATTACATACCTGAGTGAGCTTCATGATCGTGGACGAAATAGTATGAAGGATGGTCTAGTAGAGTGAGCCCTTCTGGCGTCTCAATAACCATCATAGCGtcgtcatcatcttcatcatcatcatcaccatcatcctcgGAAACATCATAAGGATGGTTGATTTGCTCTTGAGAGTCATCATCAAAGTCTTGTTGTGTGTGTCCTTGGGTTTCTCTATCCAATGCTGCTGTGACTAGTAACGAGGCCTGTGATTCGTCTAAAAGAGCAAAAACAATGTTTGACTAATGGCAACCTCAGAGAGAAGGTAGGCAGGCAAAAAATGATAAAGAGGGGGGTCACCCTGATTCAATTAAGTCAAGGCGATAATGAGAGTTGCTGCTTgtgcaaacaaaaatatggcTTTTATGGGGCCGTGTTTCGCTGCTAAATTATGTAGGTAAATGAACCTGCCGTgcacacaggggggtgcgaaaaaaaatgaccaaaaagtgtgtcatttcttattaaggaatcttcaaataatatgatttttccatatgatacctatgactgtgcacccccccccccccctctgccaatcctgggaacatGCCTGTGAACATCATGGAGCAATATTGTTTACCCAACAAGGAAGCTCAAATGATGCTCTTTATCTTTATTTAGAGGTTTATCCCAGATAAATGTATGTTTATTTGGATACCTTCTGCCAATATGATGTGATTGCTGTGAAAGTCTGTAAAAGTATCGCTTTGTTTGCAAAACGGAAAATAACAATCATAATTAAATCAATCAGTTGCCTAACGACTATTGACAGTTGCCTAAGGGATGATTGTTTAACGACTTAGTTGCCTTATAACAGGATACCATGCTAAAAAAGAATGTGAAGGCAGTCAAAAAAGCCAAGAGTGGTGAACACTACATGCCACCTCTTAGATGATAACACACTGTTTTTTTCAAACACTCAATTGTTCAATGGAttatcaggggcggatccaggagctCCAAAAAGGGGGAGctgaagcaagggtttcaagaaaggggggacGGATTTAATGTTTTTCCatgtatttccttatattacttgttatttttaagccaaatatctgaaaataggggggcgAGGCCCGCTTGGCCCATCCCTAAATCTGCCTctgattatttaaaaagctttGTGCTTGCCAGAGAATTAGACAAGGGCTAGGATTTGACATACTGTACATAACTTACTACAattaaatattaataatattacaagaataatataaatgtaaaataaaatgatgagTGATTGGAAAGTGATGGTATTTTCAAAGATCAGACTGTAGGTCTGTTATTTTGAAAACATGCACAAGCAAGCTGGGTTAACCTTGACAGAAGAAACAATGGAAAGGGGTTGACTCATCTCTGGATACTTCTATTTTCATCTTATAACAACTAAGTATTGAACACATTTACAATTCGGAGACATCACTTTGTTGTAAGGGAGAAATGGTAGGATTCTCAATAAACCATCTTTAGAATGCTGATCGAGCGTATTTTGAATTCTTCAATTTCAATGATTACGTCGTTCCACATGTATAGCTCTCATAAACAGTTCTCGAACACAACTGGGCTGTTACTATATGCTTTTACCAACGCACTAATGGTTCAGTACGGTTTCTAATCACCCACCATTATTTTGTGATGTCTGATCTGGCTTCGTCGTGAAAGTTGTTGTTTCGCTACTTTCACCAGCTGTgtccgccatattgttttCGTCTTCGATGAATCATCACGAAAGTCGGAGTAGCTTACAACATGTATAAGCGTTCTTGATTGGTAGACTCAGAATATACTACCAATCAAAATGCTCCTTCTAAATAAGTCCCGGAGTTTGAAAGAACAAGCTGTCCAGTCAGTGACAGAcaatttgattggataaatcAAACCAATCAAATGGCACAAAAGTATCAAGGGTGCTCAAGCCTGTCCAGCGGATTAACGCTAAAGTTTACGAATCCCTTGTTATTTTGATGCCTAATTCTGTGTTTCATTGaattaattttaaatatttattttacggGTGAAGTGTTCACAGAGGGAGTGCTTTGGTAGCGAGGTGGGAAGTCTAAGGATTACCTCTGCAAGGAATGCGGACTTTCTGAGTCATGGGTAACCTTGAATCGGCCGCAAAAGTCAACATCGGTCAGCTGGAGGGCTCATGTTCTCGCGAACTGGACCTGAGCCGATCACTTACGTACGAGAAATACCAGCAGGTAACGTATCAATCAGACTgtatttaaagccgcattgtcaccagtttacttccggtcgattacgtagaaatctccgatgatttttagcGGAAaccgcgaaaaatatttcaaaatattgacagcattgtgtctattggaagtttctttgaggatgtgatcgataatttagagcggatggcctgttaaatatctcggattctaatagattcttttgtcttttaacggttgaggtttccgtcggacctccggaagtaaactggtgacaatgcggctttaagtcaTCACGTTTCTTAGGgcgttttattttgttttcccctgtttttcttttgtttatttttattgtttataacgCATAATACTCTTTATCTCAGAACCCTCCCCTTTAACacacatgtttttgttttgtttgattgtgAGTCCAGCTTTTGATATCATCgcattacatttttttcttttttctttaactcAGATATTTCAGTACATTTAATAAGCATGTGACCAGATGAAAAAACCCTACTAAGAGAAAATAATCCAAtgtttaaacaaacaaaaaagcatTTGTAATGGGTCATGTACAAACTTGATACTGCTTACTCCTTACACCCCTCTCTTGCAGTTATGGACATCCCTGTGACTGTAATGTCATGTCAGGAATTGCATTTCTTTCTGCAATGACAAGATGTGTATAATAACGTGGTGTCTGCAAGACAAGAGTTTACCGAAGTGCATCATGTAGCCCTAGTATTTATTGGCCTGGCATTGGCATGCATTAACTTGCAATCAAATATATCATCAAATATTATATGACAACATTTTTgtatctttctttttttcttagcACATGAAGAGTGATGACCCTGGGGCACTTCACGAGTTTCCTCAAGATTTACTGAGTGTGTACAGTGTGTCATTCTACGAGAAACTCAACTTTGCATTCAACTGCATCACTGCTGTTCCTTATGAGTTTTCAATGTATCTTCCGCATCTAGTGCATCTGGACTTGAGTTATAATAGAATTGGTTTTCTGCCTGATTCATTCGGTTATCTATTCCATTTAGAAACTctttttataaataataacaaacttAGAGAACTTCCAGATACATTTTGCTATCTAGCAAGATTACAGAAATTAGATCTTTCACATAAtcagttattacatttaccAGAAAACATTGGCCTGATGGAAAGTCTTTTGAGTATCAATGTCAGTTACAACGAATTAGAGGCGCTACCAGCTTCAATCAGCAAATCCAAAACTTTGAAACTCATTCTTGCTATCTTCAACAATTGCAGTAGCCCTCCACAACAGATTTGCAATCAGGGCTCTGAAACGATCCTTGCATTCTTTGGAAAGAGTCAGAAAAATGGAAAGGATGGCAAGACAGGTACACAAGGGAATGAATTTGCCAGAGTTCGTGGTGACGTTTTGTCAACAACTCACTCAAATCTCCATACAGCGCGAGCTCAATACGTACAAACACAGACTAATGTGAATGCAATGAATAGAATAAAAACCCCACTTAGACCACCCCCGGATGGTACCAAAATGCCTCCAGATGAATTGGTGGATAAAGTTGTTGGATGTTTGTATGGTGCAGCCATTGGTGATGCTATAGGGCTGTGCACAGAGTTCATGCTTCCTGATGAGTGTCGTTTTTACTATGAGATGGGTGACTTAAGTTATGAACAAATGGTCAGAGACAGGCATCGTTGCAAGTGGCAGAAAGGAGACTGGACAGATTCATTTGACCAAATGGTAAAGTCAACttaattaaatatttattcCTGTTGGAACCTCTTTGTGAGGACACCTTTGGGACCCAAAAACTATTCTCATCAAAAGGGTGTCCTTACTATCGAGTTTATGATTTACAGAAATGTTTTTGTAGCCAAAGTGTTGATTGCCATTGGGGCATCGGGaatatattataatattacTGTGTGCCACAGTAATATATTCCAGATGAAACTGTCATGAACCTTGCTTATGAATGTATGGCACACCATACAATAGGTAGCAGCTTTCTCTTATCAGAACTTGAAAACTGTCATTGATATTGAGGTGTGTGTAAAAGGATAGGACGGAAAATGCCCTTGTCTCTGCTCCCTTCCATCGAAAAGGAATGAAGAAGGCCCTCCTGCTGCCAAAAATACAGATGCAGCTAGGTTTATGTATTTGTACAGTGTTAATAAGATCTTTCATATGTCAAACAATATTTGACTCTCACTAACTAAAAGCTGTTTGGGCTACGAAAATAATACAATGAATAGTTTATGTTCTAATCATGGGCAAACCAGATGAAATGTTTTTGTACCGAATATAATTTGTGTACCGAATGTATCTGTAATAAAGCCATTTTTTTGAAATTATTGTCATAGGTTGATCTGATTCCATTTTAACCATGATTCATAACTGTTTAAGCTATTTTCCTCCCTCATCTCGGTTCACCTCCTAGCCTAAATGGTTATTAATCACAGCTAAAATGGAACCAGATCAATCTATGACAAcaacttaaaaaaattgtctttATTACAGATAAATTTAGTACACaagttaataataatattcaatacaaaaacatttcttCTGGTTTGCCCGTGGATCCAATGCTACATTGGTTTCTGTTTGTTAAGCCGCCTCTTCTAGATTGTGTCATGAGagtgttttgtattttaaaagaCATTTGGAAATTGGAAACTATGTGCCCCATTCTCATTAGGGTGTGGATGATGCTCTTTCATTTCACCCCCTTCTTTTTCTCAGGTGCTACTTTTAGACAATGTTCTGAGTTGGGCTGGCGTGGTGGATGAACTAGAGTTTGCCAAGACTCTTCTATCCTGGTGCAAGCATGGCTTTCCAGAGCTGGGAGATACTGTTGGTAGAGGTGTCAGAGGTCTGCTAGCGAAGGTAGATTTTCATTAGCTGGGAGATGTGGTTTGTAGAGTTAGGCGAGGTTTCAGAGGGCTTGCTAGCATTGGGGCATGTCTATGAAAGTGTGTGGCATGCCCAAATATAGATATCATTTTGCCCAAATATAGATATCATTTTGCCCAAATATAGATATCATTTTTCCCAAATATAgatatcattttgaaaaagtgAAAAACATTTCAACTTCTGCAGCCATATCGTTTGATATCTCAGTCCCCACTGATAATCTTATTGATAATTGTAATGAGAAATGGGTTAGCAGTTTATTTTTGTGCCAAGTACTAATTGATTTTGTTCCTTCTGTTAAATGTTGAGTACCTGTGAATCCTCTTGTTGGTAGGTTGTTTGTGAGCCGTCCTTCTCAAGTGATCCTCATGGTGCCGCTAGGAAAGTCAGCGATGCACTTGAATCACCAACTAATGGGGCAGTAATGAGGACTGCTGTCCTTGGGCTGACCCACTTCTTTGATCTTAACGAGGTGGCCTCGAATGCCGTCAGAATATGCAAGGCTACAAACTACGACTCCAGGTAATCGCTTTTCAAGGTAATCACTTAAAAGTATTATCCCCAAGGCTACAAACTAAGACTCCAGGTAATCACTTTTCAAGGTAATCACTTAAAAGTGTTATCCTACAAGGCTACAAACTAAGACTCCAGGTAAACACTTTTCAaggaaataacataaaagTGTTATCCCCAAGGCTACAAACTAAGACTCCAGGTAAACACTTTTTAAGGAAATAACTTAAAAGTGTTATCCTACAAGGCTACAAACTAAGACTCCAGGTAAACACTTTTCAaggaaataacataaaagTGTTATCCCCAAGGCTACAAACTAAGACTCCAGGTAAACACTTTTCAAGGAAATAACTTAAAAGTGTTATCCCCAAGGCTACAAACTAAGACTCCAGGTAAACACTTTTTAAGGAAAAAACTTAAAAGTGTTATCCTACAAGGCTACAAACTAAGACTCCAGGTAAACACTTTTCAAGGAAATGACTTAAAAGTGTTATCCCCAAGGCTACAAACTAAGACTCCAGGTAAACACTTTTCAAGGAAATAACTTAAAAGTGTTATCCTACAAGGCTACAAACTAAGACTCCAGGTAAACAATTTTCAAGGAAATGACTTAAAAGTGTTATCCCCAAGGCTACAAACTAAGACTCCAGGTAAACACTTTTCAAGGAAAAAACTTTAAAGTGTTATCCCCAAGGCTACAAACTAAGACTCCAGGTAATCACTTTTCTAGGTTATCACTTAAAAGTGTATCCCACAAGGCTACAAATTGGACTCCAGGTAATAGCTTTTCCCTTGCTTCCACACTTACAACACTCATTGCATTCTACAAA contains:
- the LOC5513573 gene encoding uncharacterized protein LOC5513573 isoform X1, yielding MGNLESAAKVNIGQLEGSCSRELDLSRSLTYEKYQQHMKSDDPGALHEFPQDLLSVYSVSFYEKLNFAFNCITAVPYEFSMYLPHLVHLDLSYNRIGFLPDSFGYLFHLETLFINNNKLRELPDTFCYLARLQKLDLSHNQLLHLPENIGLMESLLSINVSYNELEALPASISKSKTLKLILAIFNNCSSPPQQICNQGSETILAFFGKSQKNGKDGKTGTQGNEFARVRGDVLSTTHSNLHTARAQYVQTQTNVNAMNRIKTPLRPPPDGTKMPPDELVDKVVGCLYGAAIGDAIGLCTEFMLPDECRFYYEMGDLSYEQMVRDRHRCKWQKGDWTDSFDQMVLLLDNVLSWAGVVDELEFAKTLLSWCKHGFPELGDTVGRGVRGLLAKVVCEPSFSSDPHGAARKVSDALESPTNGAVMRTAVLGLTHFFDLNEVASNAVRICKATNYDSRCVASCVVVSTLVASILQGTHNLSDRTSLEQLIGSVKEKGSSYLTEAHHQKDFNHYFDCKTWQDIEVCEPRMTDYTFKPLAAAIVALRAMDDFRWVEQMLNRECDCTVSCNWPTITQLAMQGGHATCNATVAGAVLGCKLGYAQLPKEWLNGLLPKQVSWLNGKINALLDMMALP
- the LOC5513573 gene encoding uncharacterized protein LOC5513573 isoform X2 gives rise to the protein MGNLESAAKVNIGQLEGSCSRELDLSRSLTYEKYQQHMKSDDPGALHEFPQDLLSVYSVSFYEKLNFAFNCITAVPYEFSMYLPHLVHLDLSYNRIGFLPDSFGYLFHLETLFINNNKLRELPDTFCYLARLQKLDLSHNQLLHLPENIGLMESLLSINVSYNELEALPASISKSKTLKLILAIFNNCSSPPQQICNQGSETILAFFGKSQKNGKDGKTGTQGNEFARVRGDVLSTTHSNLHTARAQYVQTQTNVNAMNRIKTPLRPPPDGTKMPPDELVDKVVGCLYGAAIGDAIGLCTEFMLPDECRFYYEMGDLSYEQMVRDRHRCKWQKGDWTDSFDQMVLLLDNVLSWAGVVDELEFAKTLLSWCKHGFPELGDTVGRGVRGLLAKVVCEPSFSSDPHGAARKVSDALESPTNGAVMRTAVLGLTHFFDLNEVASNAVRICKATNYDSRCVASCVVVSTLVASILQGTHNLSDRTSLEQLIGSVKEKGSSYLTEAHHQKDFNHYFDCKTWQDIEVCEPRMTDYTFKPLAAAIVALRAMDDFRPTITQLAMQGGHATCNATVAGAVLGCKLGYAQLPKEWLNGLLPKQVSWLNGKINALLDMMALP